The Niallia alba genome includes a window with the following:
- a CDS encoding alpha/beta hydrolase: MKIVEQKPLTFKGDNKRAVLLLHGFTGNTSDVRLLGRYLNTKGYTCYVPLYKGHGVPPEELVEYGPKDWWKDVTEAYQHLKEMGFEEIAVGGLSLGGVFSLKLGYTVPVKGIVTMCAPMYIKSEDVMYEGVLEYARNYKQREKKSEEVIEQEMAQFKPMNTLKELQNLIKEVRESVDLIYSPVFVIQARHDQMIDTNSANIIYEEVESIQKDIKWYENSGHVITHDKEKEKVFEDFYQFLEKLDWNE; the protein is encoded by the coding sequence ATGAAAATAGTAGAACAGAAACCATTAACCTTTAAAGGAGATAATAAACGTGCAGTGCTTTTATTGCACGGCTTTACGGGAAATACATCAGATGTACGCTTACTTGGCAGATATTTAAATACAAAGGGCTACACTTGCTATGTACCTTTATATAAAGGTCATGGGGTACCGCCAGAGGAATTAGTGGAATACGGTCCAAAGGATTGGTGGAAGGATGTAACGGAAGCCTACCAGCATTTAAAAGAGATGGGGTTTGAAGAAATTGCCGTCGGAGGTCTTTCTTTAGGAGGGGTATTTTCCCTTAAATTAGGTTACACTGTACCTGTAAAGGGTATCGTAACTATGTGTGCTCCAATGTACATTAAAAGTGAAGATGTTATGTATGAAGGCGTACTTGAATATGCTCGTAATTATAAGCAGCGAGAGAAGAAATCAGAAGAAGTTATTGAGCAGGAAATGGCTCAATTTAAGCCAATGAATACATTAAAGGAATTACAAAATTTAATCAAAGAAGTAAGAGAATCGGTTGATCTTATTTATTCACCAGTTTTTGTTATTCAGGCACGACATGATCAAATGATTGATACAAATAGTGCGAATATCATATATGAAGAAGTGGAATCGATTCAAAAAGATATTAAATGGTATGAAAACTCTGGACATGTTATTACACATGATAAAGAAAAAGAAAAAGTTTTTGAGGATTTCTATCAGTTTTTAGAAAAACTAGATTGGAATGAATAA
- the secG gene encoding preprotein translocase subunit SecG: protein MHTVLITLLIIVAIALIVVVLLQNGKSAGLSGAISGGAEQLFGKQKARGLELILHNATIVLAILFFVLTIAVSYFDL from the coding sequence ATACACACAGTTTTGATTACTTTATTGATTATCGTTGCAATTGCATTAATCGTAGTAGTACTTCTTCAAAATGGTAAGAGTGCTGGACTATCTGGAGCAATTTCTGGTGGTGCAGAGCAGTTATTTGGTAAACAAAAAGCACGTGGTTTAGAATTAATCCTTCACAATGCAACAATCGTTTTAGCGATTCTATTCTTTGTTTTAACGATTGCAGTTAGTTATTTTGATCTATAA
- the eno gene encoding phosphopyruvate hydratase — MPYIQQVYAREVLDSRGNPTVEVEVLTESGFFGRALVPSGASTGEYEAVELRDGDKSRYLGKGVLKAVENVNEVIAEAIIGMDVTDQVGIDRTMIELDGTENKGKLGANAILGVSMAVAHAAAEVVGLPLYRYLGGFNAKQLPTPMMNIINGGSHADNNVDFQEFMILPVGAPTFKEALRTGAEVFHALKAVLSAKGLNTAVGDEGGFAPNLGSNREALEVIIEAIKKAGYEPGKDVFLGMDVASSEFYNKETGKYDLAGEGRTGLTSEELVSFYEELVSEFPIISIEDGLDENDWEGHKLLTDRIGSKVQLVGDDLFVTNTKKLAEGIEKGIANSILIKVNQIGTLTETFEAIEMAKRAGYTAVVSHRSGETEDATIADIAVATNAGQIKTGSLSRTDRIAKYNQLLRIEDELGELAVYDGLKSFYNLKK; from the coding sequence ATGCCTTATATTCAACAAGTTTATGCTCGTGAAGTATTAGATTCACGTGGTAACCCAACAGTAGAAGTAGAAGTATTAACTGAATCAGGATTCTTTGGTCGCGCACTAGTTCCATCTGGTGCTTCAACTGGTGAATACGAAGCAGTTGAATTACGTGATGGTGACAAATCTCGTTACCTTGGTAAAGGTGTTCTTAAAGCAGTAGAAAACGTAAACGAAGTAATTGCTGAAGCAATTATCGGTATGGACGTTACTGATCAAGTTGGAATCGACAGAACAATGATCGAGCTTGATGGAACAGAAAACAAAGGTAAATTAGGTGCTAACGCAATCCTAGGTGTATCTATGGCTGTTGCACATGCTGCTGCTGAAGTAGTAGGTCTTCCATTATACCGTTACCTTGGTGGATTCAATGCTAAACAATTACCAACTCCAATGATGAACATCATCAACGGTGGTTCACACGCTGATAACAACGTAGATTTCCAAGAATTCATGATCTTACCAGTAGGAGCTCCAACTTTCAAAGAAGCTCTACGTACTGGTGCTGAAGTATTCCACGCATTAAAAGCAGTTCTTTCTGCTAAAGGCTTAAACACTGCTGTTGGTGACGAAGGTGGATTCGCTCCAAACCTTGGTTCTAACCGTGAAGCATTAGAAGTAATCATTGAAGCAATCAAAAAAGCTGGATACGAGCCAGGTAAAGACGTATTCTTAGGTATGGACGTTGCTTCTTCTGAGTTCTATAACAAAGAAACTGGTAAATACGATCTTGCAGGAGAAGGCCGTACTGGTTTAACTTCTGAAGAATTAGTAAGCTTCTATGAAGAATTAGTTAGCGAATTCCCAATCATCTCTATTGAAGATGGTTTAGATGAAAACGACTGGGAAGGTCACAAATTATTAACAGACCGTATCGGTTCAAAAGTTCAATTAGTAGGTGACGATTTATTCGTTACAAACACTAAAAAATTAGCTGAAGGTATCGAAAAAGGAATTGCAAACTCAATCCTTATCAAAGTTAACCAAATTGGTACTTTAACTGAAACTTTCGAAGCTATCGAAATGGCTAAACGTGCTGGTTACACAGCAGTAGTTTCTCACCGTTCTGGTGAAACAGAAGATGCTACAATCGCTGACATCGCTGTTGCTACTAACGCTGGCCAAATCAAAACTGGTTCATTATCTCGTACAGACCGTATTGCTAAATACAACCAACTTCTTCGCATCGAAGACGAGCTTGGCGAGTTAGCAGTATACGATGGTCTTAAATCTTTCTACAACCTAAAAAAATAA
- the gpmI gene encoding 2,3-bisphosphoglycerate-independent phosphoglycerate mutase: protein MSKSPVALIILDGFALRSERMGNAVAQANKPNFDKYWNAYPHATLVASGEAVGLPEGQMGNSEVGHLNIGAGRIVYQSLTRVNVSIREGEFYKNETFVNAMKHVKEKGKNLHLFGLLSDGGVHSHIEHMYALLRLAKEEGIENVYIHGILDGRDVGQKTAEKYIKATQEKIAEYGVGEFATISGRYYSMDRDKRWDRVEKSYRAMVYGEGPVYSDPLQVVEDNYNNGIFDEFVLPSVITKENGEPVATIKDEDAVIFYNFRPDRAIQISNTFTNEDFRSFDRGEKHPKNLYFVCLTHFSETVNGYVAFKPTNLDNTLGEVLSQNGLTQLRIAETEKYPHVTFFMSGGREAEFPGEKRILINSPKVATYDLQPEMSAYEVTDALLKEIEADNFDAIILNFANPDMVGHSGMLEPTIKAIETVDECLGKIITLIEQKGGKAIITADHGNSDEVVTLDGTPMTAHTTNPVPVIVTDKNAELRTDGILGDLAPTMLDLLGLDKPAEMTGTSIIKK from the coding sequence ATGAGTAAATCTCCAGTAGCTTTAATCATTTTAGATGGTTTTGCTTTAAGAAGCGAACGCATGGGAAATGCAGTAGCACAAGCAAATAAGCCTAATTTCGATAAATATTGGAACGCTTATCCTCATGCTACTTTAGTAGCTAGCGGGGAAGCTGTTGGTCTTCCAGAAGGACAAATGGGTAACTCTGAAGTTGGACATTTGAATATCGGTGCCGGCCGGATCGTATATCAAAGTTTGACTAGAGTAAATGTTTCTATCAGAGAAGGCGAATTTTACAAAAACGAAACTTTCGTTAATGCAATGAAGCATGTAAAAGAAAAAGGCAAAAATCTACACCTATTTGGATTATTATCTGATGGTGGAGTTCATAGCCATATTGAACATATGTATGCACTTCTTCGTCTAGCAAAAGAAGAAGGAATCGAAAATGTATATATTCATGGAATCTTAGATGGCCGAGACGTCGGTCAAAAGACTGCTGAAAAATACATTAAAGCTACACAAGAAAAAATCGCTGAATACGGTGTAGGTGAATTTGCTACGATTTCTGGACGCTACTATTCAATGGATAGAGATAAACGTTGGGATCGTGTAGAAAAATCATATCGTGCAATGGTATATGGAGAAGGACCAGTATATTCTGATCCATTACAAGTAGTAGAAGATAACTACAATAACGGAATCTTTGATGAGTTCGTACTTCCATCCGTAATCACAAAAGAAAACGGTGAGCCTGTTGCGACAATTAAAGATGAAGATGCTGTTATTTTCTATAACTTCCGTCCAGACCGTGCGATCCAAATTTCTAATACTTTCACAAATGAAGACTTCCGTTCATTCGATCGTGGAGAAAAACATCCAAAAAATCTTTACTTTGTATGTTTAACTCATTTTAGTGAAACAGTAAATGGGTATGTTGCATTCAAGCCAACAAACTTGGATAACACATTAGGTGAAGTCCTTTCACAAAATGGGTTGACTCAACTTCGTATCGCTGAAACAGAAAAGTATCCACATGTTACTTTCTTTATGAGCGGTGGACGTGAAGCAGAGTTCCCTGGTGAAAAACGTATCTTAATCAATTCACCAAAAGTGGCAACTTATGATTTACAACCTGAAATGAGTGCGTATGAAGTAACAGATGCACTATTGAAGGAAATTGAAGCAGATAATTTTGATGCAATCATTCTAAACTTCGCTAATCCTGATATGGTTGGGCACTCCGGAATGCTTGAGCCAACAATCAAAGCGATTGAAACAGTTGATGAATGTTTAGGAAAAATTATCACTTTAATTGAACAAAAAGGTGGTAAAGCAATTATCACAGCTGACCATGGTAATTCAGATGAAGTGGTAACACTTGATGGAACACCGATGACAGCACATACAACAAATCCAGTTCCTGTAATCGTAACAGATAAAAATGCTGAATTACGTACAGATGGTATTTTAGGAGATCTTGCTCCTACTATGTTAGATTTATTAGGACTTGATAAACCAGCAGAAATGACTGGAACATCTATTATTAAAAAATAA
- the tpiA gene encoding triose-phosphate isomerase codes for MRKPIIAGNWKMNKTLPEAVEFVQEVKASVPSSEKVDTVVCAPALFLGQLVELTDGTDVKIGAQNMHFEKNGAFTGEISPVALENIGAKYVVLGHSERREFFNETDESVNKKTIAAFENGLTPIVCCGETLEQRENGETNDFVATQVTKALNGLTPEQAKATVVAYEPIWAIGTGKSSTSADANEVCAHIRKVVSEQFSPEVAEHIRIQYGGSVKPENIKEYMAQPDIDGALVGGASLEAQSFLALLEAGKNE; via the coding sequence ATGCGCAAACCAATTATTGCAGGTAACTGGAAAATGAACAAAACGCTTCCTGAAGCGGTTGAGTTTGTTCAAGAAGTAAAAGCTTCTGTTCCATCAAGTGAAAAAGTGGATACAGTTGTTTGTGCTCCTGCGTTATTTTTAGGACAATTAGTAGAATTAACAGATGGCACAGATGTGAAAATCGGTGCACAAAATATGCATTTCGAAAAAAATGGTGCATTTACTGGTGAAATCAGCCCAGTAGCATTAGAAAATATCGGTGCAAAATATGTAGTACTTGGTCATTCAGAACGTCGTGAGTTCTTTAACGAAACAGATGAGTCTGTTAACAAGAAGACAATCGCTGCATTTGAAAATGGTTTAACTCCAATTGTTTGTTGTGGTGAAACACTAGAGCAAAGAGAGAACGGCGAAACAAATGACTTTGTTGCAACTCAAGTAACAAAAGCGCTTAACGGCTTAACTCCAGAACAAGCAAAAGCAACAGTTGTTGCATATGAGCCAATCTGGGCAATTGGAACTGGTAAATCTTCTACTTCTGCAGATGCAAACGAAGTATGTGCACATATCCGTAAAGTAGTAAGTGAGCAATTCTCTCCAGAAGTTGCTGAACATATCCGTATTCAATACGGCGGTAGCGTTAAGCCTGAGAACATTAAAGAATATATGGCACAGCCAGATATTGACGGAGCATTAGTAGGTGGGGCTAGCCTAGAGGCTCAAAGCTTTTTAGCTTTATTGGAGGCAGGTAAGAATGAGTAA